From a region of the Dictyostelium discoideum AX4 chromosome 2 chromosome, whole genome shotgun sequence genome:
- a CDS encoding hypothetical protein (Q9NR09 Baculoviral IAP repeat-containing protein 6 (Ubiquitin-conjugating BIR-domain enzyme apollon)) — MAGNLERIFEKWQSSLSEPDDFIWIQSSKNKVDLLFRGDEISISFPLDVSDIKQFHFSNRSNDQWIANINKGIQNDSSIVTFSDVLNLAVTQHDRKNQSIKEPTKKAKHSNEEDNSDEATEEDGDDDSNNINEDEDGKGEEDDDDDDDDDDDDEEEENDDDFDMDDDNFENDEFQEALQTLKMKKIWAKKDQEIRAKLGEKKNSKVKSIFSSDAAFGVLTNDLFSIMQNVHSLGFSAQPIDDNIYFWSVKIFGFDQDSKVYGQLQQIKKEFEYDYVELQVLFTEDLYPFYPPTIKIIRPRLQVWDMRYLLNHLKDVIEKHGSFDVNNPMNALSSTGSYSSLKHFLLKLEILSGNSPRANLKYGHDISLPKLSTSNKPSSPSSPPTTTTTTTTTTTTLSTNGEDKSPWAKGTGYGRGQAKSGWNVDAFLAAQKERDSEIISLVNAIDSEIRNSSPPFDVLEESCLLPFIETYCRELSLMDLERHSQLFSALFKLISTLLDRDQYISLFSLLQFQTTSLGDHINECSKQVELFLKRVDQSPTLPAASTPTSSVTSSFSNIINSITSISSSSSSSSSSSSSIIPITIINPTTTTTTNANNQSNLELQRFIITISKKMNEKLKQFKDEVAQLEANRPSIQLSGSVDSTESIEKKYCQAMKPLLFDTSDLKTVKSNKTSTQSRTIRIAQEQGSMMKSLPLSYESSIFVRVDEKNIDAMQCLITGPKDTPYSGGCFLFNCTFPQEYPSSPPHVTILTTGGGSVRFNPNLYNNGKVCLSLLGTWAGSSGETWNPNTSTLLQVFISIQSLILVPEPFFNEPGFESQIGTKSGIASSSSYNHNLIPSTIQYAMIEMIQNPPPPFKDVILAHFFYQKDTIKKQCDAWVNEIKEAKKDYAKILKLVNTLNTLLNNLKEPVD, encoded by the exons ATGGCAGGTAATTTAGAGAGgatatttgaaaaatggCAAAGTTCATTGAGCGAACCTGATGATTTCATTTGGATTCAATCATCAAAGAATAAAGTAGACCTCCTATTTAGAGGTGATGAAATTTCTATTTCATTTCCTTTAGATGTTAGTGACATTAAACAATTT CACTTTTCAAATAGATCAAATGACCAATGGATtgcaaatattaataaaggAATTCAAAATGATTCATCAATTGTAACATTCTCTGATGTGTTAAATTTGGCAGTTACCCAACATGATAga aaaaatcaatcaattaaagaacCAACTAAAAAAGCAAAACACTCAAATGAAGAGGATAACAGTGATGAAGCTACAGAGGAAGATGGAGATGATGATagcaataatattaatgaagatgaagatggcAAGggtgaagaagatgatgatgatgatgatgatgacgatgacgaCGATGAGGAGgaagaaaatgatgatgattttgatatggatgatgataatttcgaaaatgatgaatttcAAGAAGc attgcaaacattaaaaatgaaaaagatatgGGCAAAGAAAGATCAAGAGATTAGAGCAAAATTAGGCGAAAAGAAAAATTCAAAAGTTAAATCAATCTTCAGTAGTGATGCTGCTTTTGGTGTTTTaacaaatgatttatttagtATTATGCAAAATGTTCACTCATTA ggTTTCTCAGCACAaccaattgatgataatatttatttttggtctGTTAAAATCTTTGGATTTGATCAAGATTCAAAAGTTTATGGTCAACttcaacaaattaaaaaagaatttgaataT GACTATGTTGAACTTCAAGTTTTATTTACAGAAGATTTATATCCATTCTATCCTCCaactataaaaattattagacCAAGACTTCAAG ttTGGGATATGAGATAccttttaaatcatttgaaagaTGTTATTGAAAAACATGGTTCATTCGATGTAAATAATCCAATGAATGCATTATCAAGTACTGGATCATATTCCTCATTAAAACACTTTTTACTTAAATTGGAGATTTTAAGTGGAAATTCACCAAGAGCCAATCTTAAATATGGGCATGATATTTCAttaccaaaattatcaacaagtaataaaccatcatcaccatcatcaccaccaactactactacaactaccaccactaccaccactaccctTTCTACAAATGGTGAGGATAAATCACCATGGGCAAAAGGTACTGGTTATGGTAGAGGTCAAGCAAAGAGTGGTTGGAATGTTGATGCATTTTTAGCAGCACAAAAAGAAAGAGACTCTGAGATCATTTCATTGGTAAATGCAATCGATTCAGAGATTAGAAATTCAAGTCCACCATTTGACGTTTTAGAAGAGTCATGTCTTTTGCCATTCATTGAAACTTACTGTAgagaattatcattaatgGATTTGGAACGTCATTCTCAATTATTTAGTGCACTCTTTAAATTGATCTCTACATTATTGGATAGGGATCAATATATTTCCTTGTTttcattattacaatttcaaaCTACATCTTTGGGTGATCATATAAATGAATGTTCAAAACaggttgaattatttttaaaaagagtcGATCAAAGTCCAACATTACCAGCTGCCTCAACTCCAACTTCATCTGTAACTTCAAGTtttagtaatattattaattccattacatcaatatcatcatcatcttcttcttcttcctcttcttcttcgaGTATTATAccaattacaattataaacccaacaacaacaacaacaaccaatgcaaataatcaatcaaatttagaattaCAAAGATTTATAATTACAATATCAAAGAAAATGAATGAAAAATTGAAACAATTTAAAGATGAGGTTGCTCAATTAGAAGCAAATAGACCATCAATACAATTATCTGGTAGTGTTGATTCAACTGAAAGTattgaaaagaaatattGTCAAGCTAtgaaaccattattatttgatactTCAGATTTGAAAACtgtaaaatcaaataaaactaGTACTCAATCTAGAACCATTCGTATCGCTCAAGAACAAGGTTCAATGATGAAATCATTACCACTCTCTTATGAGTCTTCAATCTTTGTTAGAGTCGATGAAAAGAATATCGATGCAATGCAATGTCTTATCACGGGTCCAAAAGATACACCCTATAGTGGTGGTTGTTTCTTATTCAATTGTACTTTTCCACAAGAGTATCCATCTAGTCCACCCCATGTCACCATTTTAACAACTGGTGGTGGTTCAGTTAGATTCAATCCAAATCTCTATAACAATGGTAAGGTTTGTCTATCACTTCTTGGTACTTGGGCTGGTAGTTCCGGTGAAACTTGGAATCCAAATACTTCAACACTCCTACAGGTTTTCATTTCAATTCAATCCTTGATTTTAGTACCTGAACCTTTCTTTAATGAACCTGGTTTCGAAAGTCAAATAGGTACAAAGTCTGGTATTGCTTCTTCCTCATCCTATAATCATAATCTCATTCCTTCCACTATTCAATATGCTATGATCGAAATGATTCAaaatccaccaccaccatttaaAGATGTCATTCTTGCTCACTTTTTCTATCAAAAAGATACTATCAAAAAACAATGTGACGCTTGGgtcaatgaaattaaagaagcAAAGAAAGACTAtgctaaaattttaaaacttgtaaatactttaaatactttattaaataatttaaaagaaccTGTTGattaa
- the plk gene encoding polo family protein kinase encodes MVSINQNFKLPISMNSQPIQIQQQQFKQPQQQPQQKSNSCFSDQENYPANIQPSSSTSSSSSSSIHITKSMVIRPPLESNQPQPQQQQQQQQTLQQIHHQQVQLQQQQSLQMQQQQLQQQQQQQQQQQMPPPQSLPNKSNEPQEPIVVYETIRSGDSKRLKEYRQGEFLGKGGFAKCYLMTEVETNRIYAAKIIPKSTLQKTRARSKLKSEIKIHSSLSHENIVKFEHCFENEENVYILLELCNQKTVMDIHKKRKYLMEYETKYYVYQVIMAVQYLHNNNIIHRDLKLGNLFIDNMRIKLGDFGLSTKVEHGERKKTICGTPNYIAPEILDNSNGHSYEVDVWSIGIILYTLLIGKPPFETSDVKHTYQRIKQNQYSFPDEPIISHYGKSLIISILNPVPEQRPNLTQILEHDFFTYSPIPKYLPVSSLTTAPSQSTINQNMGRPLSEKTNIVNQQHLQLAGTTSPTKNNNHHYQQYQQQPQQQYNNNYQQSFSPKKQINNMNNNNNNNNNNNNNNNNNNNNNNNNLKQYNYSNNNINYNNNNNNINNQFANLSPNSQQKLSEVENDDFHYRKLRRLEKMKENDLKTQLLIKQQYTNMNENQQQQQQQQQQQQQQQQQQQRVNNNINNNGNTVTVTTGNNTVNVQIKELETKIANNHISDSPPVSSNNNYPQQIQKQQPNFNNEFYLGMPNNLVYISQYADFTNKYGLAYVLSNSYVGAYFNDSTKIVTLIESEIAYYMEHAKGTDGDGRRVLNVTQQHPHDTQKKVTLIKYFLNHFTNSDTTNLLINTGATSSSINNNNNNNVENVTNNNNNNSNNSSNINPIYVKKWIKFDNGIAFRLSDKTIQVNYLDKSRIIVSSKDMVTFVPYRGQIITGTLNYFKNGDKKISEKIKYIYGTLSNNLYSKKPESSFQQLPQQQYQQPQHYQQQTQQPQPQPQQQQLPQQLPQPQQSPAKQHQYQPNQIQYQQSIPQPQLINQ; translated from the exons atggTATcgataaatcaaaattttaagCTACCTATCTCAATGAACTCTCAACctatacaaatacaacaacaacaatttaaacaaccacaacaacaaccacaacaaaaatcaaatagtTGTTTTAGCGACCAAGAGAATTATCCAGCAAATATTCAACCAAGCTCCTCGacatcatcatcctcatcatcatcgatCCATATAACTAAATCAATGGTAATCAGACCACCACTTGAATCAaatcaaccacaaccacaacaacaacaacagcaacaacaaacattacaacaaattcatcatcaacaagtTCAattacagcaacaacaatcactTCAAAtgcagcaacaacaattacaacaacaacaacaacaacaacaacaacaacaaatgccACCACCACAATCACTACCAAATAAATCCAATGAACCACAGGAGCCAATTGTTGTTTATGAAACTATTAGATCAGGTGATTCAAAAAGGTTAAAAGAATATAGACAAGGTGAATTTTTAGGAAAg ggTGGATTTGCCAAATGCTATTTAATGACAGAAGTTGAAACTAATCGTATTTATGCCGCAAAAATCATTCCAAAATCAACTCTCCAAAAGACCCGTGCAAGATCAAAGTTAAAAAGCGAAATTAAGATCCACAGCTCACTCTCTCACGAAAATATTGTAAAGTTTGAACattgttttgaaaatgaagaaaacgtttatattttattagaattatGTAATCAAaag actGTTATGGATATTCAcaagaaaagaaaatatttaatggAATATGAAACTAAATATTATGTCTATCAAGTAATTATGGCAGTTCAATAtcttcataataataatatcattcaCAGAGATCTTAAATTGGGTAATCTTTTCATTGACAATATGAGAATTAAATTGGGTGATTTTGGTCTTTCAACAAAAGTTGAACATGGTGAAAGAAAAAA aACAATTTGTGGTACACCCAATTATATAGCACCAGAAATTTTAGATAATTCAAATGGTCATTCATACGAAGTTGATGTCTGGTCAATTGGTATCATTTTATAtacattattaattggtaaacCACCATTTGAAACATCAGATGTGAAGCACACCTATCAAAGaattaaacaaaatcaatattcCTTCCCTGATGAACCAATAATATCTCATTATGGTAAaagtttaattatttcaattttaaatcctGTTCCTG aacaAAGACCAAATTTAACCCAAATTTTAGAACATGACTTTTTTACTTATTCGCCAATTCCAAAATATTTACCAGTTTCTTCATTGACAACTGCACCATCACAATCAACAATCAATCAAAATATGGGTCGTCCATTATCAGAGAAAACAAATATTGTCAATCAACAACATTTGCAACTTGCTGGTACCACTTCaccaactaaaaataataatcaccattatcaacaatatcaacaacaaccacaacaacaatacaaTAATAACTATCAACAATCATTTTCACCAAAGAAACAAATTAacaatatgaataataataataataataataataataataataataataataataataataataataataataataataacctcaaacaatataattatagcaataataatattaattataataacaacaacaataacatcAACAATCAATTTGCAAATCTTTCACCAAATTCTCAACAAAAACTATCAGAAGTTGAAAATGACGACTTTCATTATAGAAAATTGAGAAGATTagaaaaaatgaaagaaaaTG ACTTAAAAacacaattattaataaaacaacaatataCAAATATGAATGagaatcaacaacaacaacaacaacaacaacaacaacaacaacaacaacaacaacaacaacaaagagtgaataataatattaataataatggtaatacaGTAACAGTGACCACAGGAAATAATACAGTTAATGTTCAAATTAAGGAATTGGAGACAAAGATTGCAAATAATCATATTTCAGACTCACCACCAGTTTCATCGAATAATAATTATccacaacaaattcaaaaacaacaaccaaattttaataatgaattttatttaggTATGCCAAATAATTTGGTGTATATTTCTCAATACGCtgattttacaaataaatatggTTTGGCTTATGTGTTATCAAATAGTTATGTTGGTGCttattttaatgattctaCTAAAATTGTTACTTTAATCGAAAGCGA aattgcATATTATATGGAACATGCAAAAGGTACAGATGGTGATGGTAGAAGAGTTTTAAATGTTACTCAACAACATCCACATGATACACAGAAAAAAGTCACATTAATtaaatactttttaaatcatttcaCAAATTCTGATACAaccaatttattaattaatactggtgcaacatcatcatcaatcaataataacaacaacaacaatgtaGAAAATGTaacaaataacaataataataatagtaataatagtagtaatatcAATCCAATTTATGTAAAGAAATGGATAAAATTCGATAATGGTATTGCATTTAGATTAAGTGATAAAACGATTCAAGTAAACTATTTGGATAAGTCAAGAATTATCGTTTCCAGTAAAGATATGGTTACATTTGTTCCATATAGAGGACAAATTATCACTGGAACTTTAAATTACTTTAAAAATGGCGATAAAAAGATCTcggaaaaaattaaatatatttatggtactttatcaaataatttatatagtAAAAAACCTGAATCTTCTTTTCAACAACTtcctcaacaacaatatcaacaaccacaacattatcaacaacaaacacaacaaccacaaccacaaccacaacaacaacaactgccacaacaactaccacaaccacaacaatcacCAGCAAAACAACATCAATACCAaccaaatcaaattcaataccAGCAATCAATTCCACAACCACAATTAATTAaccaataa